CGGGCTGTGCCCATGACAACAATCCAGTGCTCACTGCGGTGATAGTGCATCTGTAAGCTGAGGCGATGGCCCGGCTTAACTTCAATTCGCTTAATTTTATACATTGGCCCCTCTTCCAGAACCAAGAATGCTCCCCAAGGACGGGTTTCCGCCTTGGGAGAAGTAGAGGGCAACAGCTCCAAAATCGGAGTGGTGACTTCGGGATCATTCACGGCCTGCAGCATCGGGTCGTATCCTTTCAATTCAA
The DNA window shown above is from Thermostichus vulcanus str. 'Rupite' and carries:
- a CDS encoding cupin domain-containing protein is translated as MLQAVNDPEVTTPILELLPSTSPKAETRPWGAFLVLEEGPMYKIKRIEVKPGHRLSLQMHYHRSEHWIVVMGTARVTCGDEVVLLTSNQSTYIPPCTQHRLENPGTIPLVLIEVQNGQYLGEDDIVRFQDDYAR